A single region of the Pirellulales bacterium genome encodes:
- a CDS encoding HEAT repeat domain-containing protein produces the protein MCAFTMAYCLGLTSPALAQRELKDIPDPDPRIELESFQVAEGFEVNLFAADPAIAKPIQMNFDSQGRLWIASSEVYPQIAPGQEPVDRILVVEDIDGDGRADKTDVFTDGLLIPTGVEPGDGGVYVANSTELLHFRDTDGDGRADQRRVMLSGFGTEDTHHILHTLRWGYDGLLYFNQSIYIHSHIETPWGVRRLNGGGIWQYQPESGKLEVLMKGLCNPWGHHFDRFGQSFATDGAGGEGVNYVMPGAVYFTSPGAVRTLHGLNPGSPKHCGIELVDGRHLPDDWQGNVITNDFRAHRVCRFVLGEEGAGYSSTQQTELIKTENVAFRPIDVKLGPDGAIYIADWYNPIIQHGEVDFRDPRRDHTHGRIWRVTAKGRPTVERPKLVGATIPELLDHLKSPESWTRHHAKRVLRERGREVLPYLAYWVDGLDKADAQYDNQRLEALWVYQAFDTVQPELLAALLESSQPQIRAAATRVVAHWGTRLPNTPDLLAARAADEHPRVRLETLRCLGQIPTSRSVELAASILSRPMDRFLDYGLWLTARELEPVWLSEVLAGRRPIADANPLAFFLLASDDRRVVEPLVAMIRAGEVPQSREEEVLKRVAAHGDAAALGVVLDRVLPVDLPLGDARQRVLDDVVKATPQRGVRPGGDLNRVGELLQSNSESLASAAARAIGTWQLKELAPKLGEIVRAKETGLTLRRAAIDGLLPLGDPGTVELLKGLTSNDYKARVRGMAIVGLAAVDLPAAVEAAVALLVADAEDSERFDVEGLFNAMLERQEGPALLAAALSGKSIKADRAQTGLRLARTRKADPALIAALESAGGVTAEPRTLTERELNELVSDAVQRGDAARGESIYRRAQLNCIKCHAIGGAGGVVGPDLVSIGASAPVDYLVESLILPGKAVKENYHSVVVSTSDGRLLTGIKVRETADELVLRTADDEIITLATADVDEQAPGGSLMPVGLVDPLSRDELVDLVRFLSELGKVGPYSIGQAKLVRRWEKLEASEESSRFLSEHGCSAVANGGMSSLAWTSAYSQVSGDLPLAELTPVDQGEGKPAVSLLRFDFDVSTEGAVRLHLNSPAGVTMWLDGVEHTPEAEMTLELAAGAHQVLVAVDRQQRNDALRIELIDLESSPARAQPRVGK, from the coding sequence ATGTGTGCATTTACCATGGCCTACTGCCTGGGGCTAACATCACCGGCTCTAGCTCAGCGCGAATTGAAGGATATTCCCGATCCCGATCCGCGGATCGAGCTCGAGTCGTTCCAGGTGGCCGAAGGGTTCGAAGTGAATCTCTTCGCCGCCGATCCGGCCATCGCCAAGCCGATCCAGATGAACTTCGACTCGCAAGGCAGGCTGTGGATCGCCAGCAGCGAGGTCTATCCCCAGATCGCTCCCGGCCAGGAGCCGGTCGATCGGATTCTCGTGGTCGAGGACATCGACGGTGATGGACGCGCCGACAAGACCGATGTCTTCACCGACGGGCTGCTGATTCCCACCGGCGTCGAGCCGGGGGATGGCGGAGTCTATGTCGCCAACAGCACCGAGCTGCTCCACTTCCGCGATACTGACGGCGACGGCCGTGCCGATCAGCGCCGTGTCATGCTCTCGGGCTTTGGCACGGAAGATACGCACCACATCCTGCACACGTTGCGCTGGGGCTACGACGGGCTACTCTACTTCAACCAGTCGATCTACATCCATAGCCACATCGAAACCCCCTGGGGCGTGCGCCGACTGAACGGCGGCGGCATCTGGCAGTATCAGCCCGAGAGCGGCAAGCTCGAAGTCTTGATGAAGGGCTTGTGCAATCCCTGGGGGCATCACTTCGATCGCTTTGGCCAGTCGTTTGCGACCGACGGTGCTGGTGGCGAAGGGGTGAACTACGTGATGCCGGGCGCGGTCTACTTTACTTCACCCGGCGCGGTGCGCACGTTGCATGGTCTGAACCCCGGCAGCCCCAAGCATTGCGGCATCGAGCTGGTCGATGGTCGCCACTTGCCCGACGATTGGCAGGGCAACGTCATCACGAACGACTTCCGCGCGCACCGCGTGTGCCGTTTCGTGCTGGGCGAAGAGGGGGCCGGTTACTCGTCGACGCAGCAGACCGAGTTGATCAAGACCGAGAATGTGGCCTTCCGACCGATCGACGTGAAGCTGGGGCCCGACGGCGCCATCTACATCGCCGACTGGTACAACCCGATCATTCAGCACGGCGAAGTCGATTTCCGCGACCCACGCCGCGATCATACGCACGGCCGCATCTGGCGCGTGACGGCCAAGGGTCGACCGACCGTCGAACGTCCGAAGCTCGTCGGCGCGACGATTCCCGAATTGCTTGATCACTTGAAGTCGCCCGAGTCGTGGACGCGACATCACGCGAAGCGCGTCTTGCGCGAGCGTGGTCGCGAGGTGTTACCCTACCTGGCCTATTGGGTCGATGGTCTGGACAAGGCCGACGCCCAGTACGACAACCAACGGCTCGAGGCTCTGTGGGTCTATCAGGCGTTCGATACCGTGCAGCCCGAGTTGTTGGCGGCGCTCTTGGAATCGAGTCAGCCGCAGATTCGTGCCGCGGCGACGCGCGTCGTGGCGCACTGGGGCACGCGTTTGCCGAACACACCGGATCTGTTGGCGGCCCGAGCGGCCGATGAACATCCGCGCGTGCGGCTCGAGACGTTGCGTTGCCTGGGGCAGATTCCGACCTCCCGCTCGGTCGAATTGGCCGCGAGTATCCTGTCGCGCCCGATGGATCGCTTTCTCGACTATGGTCTCTGGTTGACGGCTCGCGAGTTGGAGCCGGTCTGGCTGTCCGAAGTGCTGGCCGGACGCCGCCCGATCGCCGATGCGAATCCATTGGCCTTCTTCTTGCTGGCCTCGGACGATCGCCGAGTGGTCGAGCCCTTGGTGGCCATGATTCGCGCGGGTGAGGTGCCCCAGTCTCGCGAAGAGGAAGTGCTGAAGCGCGTGGCGGCCCATGGCGATGCCGCGGCTTTGGGCGTGGTGCTGGACCGCGTTCTGCCTGTGGATTTGCCCCTAGGCGATGCTCGACAGCGCGTGTTGGACGATGTAGTCAAGGCGACTCCGCAGCGCGGCGTCCGTCCGGGCGGCGATCTGAATCGCGTCGGCGAGTTGTTGCAGTCGAACAGCGAATCGTTGGCGTCGGCGGCCGCCCGGGCCATCGGCACCTGGCAGCTCAAAGAGCTGGCGCCGAAGCTGGGCGAGATCGTACGTGCCAAGGAGACGGGCCTTACCTTGCGGCGCGCGGCCATCGATGGCCTGTTGCCCCTGGGCGACCCCGGCACGGTCGAACTGCTCAAAGGCCTCACGTCGAACGACTACAAGGCGCGCGTGCGTGGCATGGCGATTGTCGGCCTGGCGGCCGTCGATTTGCCTGCCGCGGTCGAGGCGGCGGTGGCGCTCTTGGTGGCCGATGCCGAAGACAGCGAACGATTCGACGTTGAAGGACTCTTCAACGCGATGCTCGAACGTCAGGAAGGTCCGGCCCTGTTGGCGGCGGCCCTGTCGGGCAAGTCGATCAAAGCCGATCGTGCGCAAACCGGACTGCGGCTGGCCCGCACGCGCAAGGCCGATCCCGCGCTCATCGCGGCGCTGGAATCGGCCGGCGGCGTCACGGCCGAGCCCCGCACGCTGACCGAACGCGAACTGAACGAGCTGGTCTCCGACGCCGTGCAGCGGGGCGATGCCGCGCGAGGCGAGTCGATCTACCGTCGCGCGCAGCTCAATTGCATCAAGTGCCACGCTATCGGCGGCGCCGGCGGCGTGGTAGGCCCCGACCTGGTCAGCATCGGCGCGAGCGCGCCGGTCGATTACCTCGTCGAATCGCTCATCCTGCCCGGCAAGGCCGTGAAGGAAAACTACCACTCGGTGGTCGTGAGCACCTCGGACGGTCGCTTGTTGACCGGCATCAAGGTGCGCGAGACGGCCGACGAGTTGGTTCTGCGCACGGCCGACGACGAAATCATCACGCTGGCGACCGCCGACGTCGACGAGCAGGCGCCGGGCGGATCGCTCATGCCGGTGGGGCTCGTCGATCCGCTCTCGCGCGACGAGCTGGTCGACCTCGTGCGATTTCTTTCCGAACTGGGCAAGGTCGGTCCCTACTCGATCGGTCAGGCCAAGCTCGTGCGTCGCTGGGAGAAGCTCGAAGCGAGCGAGGAGTCGTCGCGCTTCCTGTCCGAGCATGGCTGCAGCGCCGTGGCCAATGGCGGTATGAGTTCGTTGGCTTGGACCTCTGCTTACAGCCAGGTAAGTGGCGACTTGCCGCTGGCCGAGTTGACCCCCGTCGATCAGGGCGAGGGGAAACCGGCGGTGAGCCTCTTGCGATTCGACTTCGACGTCTCGACTGAGGGTGCCGTACGCTTGCACTTGAATTCGCCCGCTGGCGTGACCATGTGGCTCGACGGAGTCGAACACACGCCCGAGGCCGAGATGACGCTCGAGCTGGCCGCCGGCGCGCACCAGGTGCTGGTGGCCGTCGATCGCCAGCAGCGCAACGATGCCTTGCGGATCGAGCTGATCGACCTCGAAAGCTCGCCAGCCCGGGCGCAGCCGCGCGTGGGCAAGTAA
- a CDS encoding aromatic ring-hydroxylating dioxygenase subunit alpha, which produces MVELPAKLRDTRLEVLADLIARRKANQTLERDFFVCEDIYQADVEQIWRRGWLVAGYTCQIPQPGDYFTFEVDTDSILVIRGDDGKIRALHNICRHRGTILCDAPLGHAGRIICPYHQWVYARDGALVSCRGMHDVDKASLGLLPLHVEVLAGLVFVSLAERAPDFAAVRELLEPLLRPQGLDRAKIAALIEYDIDANWKLVWENNRECYHCNVNHPQYIKANFDHYNADDTSPRIRGEIDAAVSRSETKWAADGLAVTHRQTGMTTFPDPERGIWYSANRTPLVEGFVSESLDGRQVAPLMGDYRDPDVGTLRVRTLPNFWCHASCDHAVATRLLPAGRAKTRAQVAWLIAADAVEGRDYELERLLPFWQLTSEQDWQLCDRAQRGICSQAYKPGPYSTYKEYNVDAFVRWYLQQLTQG; this is translated from the coding sequence ATGGTCGAGCTACCTGCCAAACTTCGCGACACGCGACTAGAAGTCCTCGCCGACTTGATCGCGCGCCGCAAAGCAAACCAGACGCTCGAGCGCGACTTTTTCGTGTGCGAGGACATCTATCAGGCCGACGTCGAGCAGATCTGGCGGCGCGGCTGGCTGGTCGCCGGCTATACCTGCCAGATCCCCCAGCCGGGCGACTACTTCACGTTCGAGGTCGACACCGACTCGATCCTGGTGATCCGCGGCGACGACGGCAAGATTCGCGCGCTGCACAATATCTGTCGCCATCGGGGGACCATCCTTTGCGACGCTCCCTTGGGACACGCGGGACGCATCATTTGCCCCTATCATCAATGGGTCTATGCTCGCGACGGGGCACTAGTCAGTTGCCGCGGTATGCACGACGTCGACAAGGCATCGCTCGGGCTCTTGCCGCTCCACGTCGAAGTACTCGCCGGCCTGGTCTTCGTGTCGCTTGCCGAGCGGGCTCCCGACTTCGCGGCGGTGCGCGAGCTGCTCGAACCTCTGCTGCGGCCGCAAGGGCTCGATCGCGCCAAGATTGCGGCCCTCATCGAATACGACATCGACGCGAACTGGAAGCTCGTCTGGGAAAACAACCGCGAGTGCTACCACTGCAACGTCAATCATCCGCAATACATCAAGGCGAACTTCGACCATTACAACGCCGACGATACGAGCCCGCGCATCCGCGGCGAGATCGATGCCGCGGTCTCTCGTAGCGAGACGAAATGGGCGGCAGACGGCCTGGCCGTCACGCATCGCCAGACCGGCATGACCACGTTTCCCGATCCCGAGCGCGGCATCTGGTACTCGGCCAATCGCACGCCCCTGGTCGAGGGCTTCGTGAGCGAGAGTCTCGACGGCCGCCAGGTGGCGCCCCTGATGGGAGACTACCGCGATCCCGACGTCGGCACGCTGCGCGTCCGCACGTTGCCGAATTTCTGGTGTCACGCGAGCTGCGATCACGCCGTCGCCACGCGGCTGCTGCCGGCCGGCCGCGCGAAGACGCGTGCGCAAGTGGCCTGGCTCATCGCGGCCGATGCCGTCGAAGGGCGCGATTACGAGCTCGAACGGCTGCTCCCCTTCTGGCAACTCACCTCCGAGCAAGACTGGCAGCTCTGCGATCGGGCACAGCGCGGGATCTGCTCGCAAGCCTACAAACCGGGTCCTTATTCCACGTACAAAGAGTACAACGTCGACGCCTTCGTGCGCTGGTATCTACAACAACTAACCCAGGGTTGA
- a CDS encoding DUF1549 domain-containing protein: protein MPVVASRLSPLALLLAALVAWPALGANETPERPQAPATEQAQNSLGAARSDSAVIEAINARIKQGWADADVSPSSRATDGEWCRRVYLDVMGRIPSLDEVTAFLKDRDRDKRAKLVDRLLTNDDTKDRYLEQYARNWATIWSNLLIGRTGGMDNRSLIDRDGMQQYLRRSFERNKPYDRLVFELVSADGVNKPGEEDYNGAVNYLVEKLDEDGVQATAHVSRLFLGVQVQCTQCHNHPFNSWKQDQFWGMNAFFRQARPLRTREGRNVVSVRLADQDYTGSSRDPKDATVSYELRNGVLAAVPPRFIDGTEINPSGYVTEVNRREELARLITASDEMPRAIVNRTWAHFLGYGFTRPIDDMGPHNRTSHPELLDELALDFKASQFDLKRLIRWIVLSEPYALSSRAGKSNDKDDPALGNPPLFSRFYLRQMRAEELYESLLVATKADETSQKDQDAMKRQWLGQFAIAFGTDDGEEATTFNGTIPQALMMMNSDLVQRATACEPGSMLHDVVQSQLPDKEKINRLYLAALARPATGPEMKLAHELWQARGGDSLSATQDIWWVLLNTNEFILNH, encoded by the coding sequence ATGCCAGTCGTTGCCAGCCGCCTCTCCCCGCTCGCCTTGTTGCTTGCCGCGCTCGTGGCATGGCCGGCGCTGGGGGCGAACGAGACGCCCGAACGTCCCCAGGCGCCCGCCACAGAGCAAGCGCAGAATTCGCTTGGCGCTGCCCGTAGTGACAGCGCGGTCATCGAGGCGATCAACGCCCGGATCAAGCAAGGCTGGGCAGACGCCGATGTTAGTCCTTCTTCGCGGGCGACCGACGGCGAGTGGTGCCGGCGCGTCTATCTCGACGTGATGGGGCGCATTCCGTCGCTCGATGAAGTGACAGCATTTCTGAAAGACCGCGATCGCGACAAGCGCGCCAAGCTCGTCGATCGCCTGCTCACCAACGACGACACGAAGGATCGCTATCTCGAACAGTATGCCCGGAACTGGGCCACGATCTGGAGCAATCTGTTGATCGGTCGCACGGGGGGCATGGACAATCGCAGCCTGATCGATCGCGACGGCATGCAGCAGTATCTACGCCGTTCGTTCGAGCGCAACAAGCCGTACGATCGGTTGGTGTTCGAGTTGGTGAGCGCCGACGGCGTCAACAAGCCGGGCGAGGAAGACTACAACGGCGCCGTGAATTACCTGGTCGAAAAGCTCGACGAGGATGGCGTGCAGGCCACGGCGCACGTCTCGCGTTTGTTCTTGGGCGTGCAGGTGCAGTGTACGCAATGCCACAACCATCCGTTCAATAGCTGGAAGCAGGATCAGTTCTGGGGCATGAACGCCTTCTTCCGGCAAGCCCGGCCGCTGCGCACGCGCGAGGGGCGCAACGTGGTCTCCGTGCGGTTGGCCGACCAGGACTACACGGGCTCGAGCCGCGATCCCAAGGATGCCACCGTCTCGTACGAGCTGCGCAATGGTGTGCTGGCCGCCGTGCCGCCGCGATTCATCGATGGCACGGAGATCAATCCCAGCGGCTATGTGACCGAAGTGAATCGCCGCGAGGAGTTGGCCCGGCTGATCACCGCCTCGGACGAAATGCCGCGGGCGATCGTCAATCGCACGTGGGCGCATTTCCTGGGTTACGGCTTTACGCGACCGATCGACGACATGGGACCGCACAACCGCACCTCGCATCCCGAGTTGCTCGACGAGCTGGCGCTCGATTTCAAGGCCAGCCAATTCGATCTCAAGCGGCTGATCCGTTGGATCGTGCTCAGCGAGCCGTACGCCCTGTCGAGCCGAGCTGGCAAGTCGAACGATAAGGACGATCCCGCGCTCGGCAATCCGCCGCTGTTCAGTCGCTTTTACCTACGTCAGATGCGGGCCGAAGAGTTGTACGAATCGCTGCTCGTGGCGACGAAGGCCGACGAGACCAGCCAGAAAGATCAGGATGCGATGAAGCGGCAATGGCTCGGCCAGTTTGCCATTGCGTTCGGCACCGACGATGGGGAAGAGGCAACTACGTTCAACGGCACCATCCCGCAGGCGCTGATGATGATGAACTCCGACCTGGTGCAACGTGCCACGGCCTGCGAACCAGGCTCCATGTTGCACGATGTGGTACAAAGTCAGTTGCCCGACAAGGAAAAGATCAACCGCCTCTACCTGGCGGCGCTCGCGCGCCCGGCGACGGGGCCCGAGATGAAGCTGGCCCACGAGTTGTGGCAGGCGCGTGGGGGAGACTCGTTGAGTGCCACACAAGACATCTGGTGGGTGCTGCTCAACACGAATGAATTCATTCTCAATCACTAA
- a CDS encoding FAD-binding oxidoreductase: MEKLADAKFVIIGGGAVGCGVAYALAKAGHNDILLVERAEKLASATTSQGAGLCGQVRTSADRTRLAMHSAQTFAELERDAPVKPEWHAVGSLRIALSDRAAKMFKTLHATARQAGLDVEFVDQAAAARRWPAIDLRSARSILWCPTDGYMRPQSVVAAYEYQCRERGVRFATSTAVESIELRGGRVAAVHTSRGTVNCQYVINAAGAHAYHVARLVGLEFPIVPVRHEYFVSVPLPGLSPDLPCFRIPDLSLYGRADGEALLLGGWEGTSLDTDPRGYELAGEPPALEPDWPVLDDFESRFAPLFPAARGSQKTRIGRGWPTFTPDGHFILGESSRVPGFVMAGGCNAHGISGSPGIGKLLVESLFAEKPSDYVRALSPDRFNDRTWDWDEARREARRVYETYYTIESC, translated from the coding sequence ATGGAAAAGCTGGCAGACGCAAAGTTCGTCATCATCGGCGGAGGGGCCGTGGGCTGCGGTGTGGCCTATGCGCTGGCGAAGGCGGGGCACAACGATATCCTGCTCGTCGAACGTGCCGAGAAGCTGGCAAGCGCCACCACGTCGCAAGGCGCCGGCCTGTGCGGCCAGGTCCGCACGAGCGCCGACCGCACGCGGCTGGCGATGCACTCGGCGCAGACGTTCGCCGAGCTCGAGCGCGACGCCCCCGTCAAGCCCGAGTGGCACGCCGTCGGCAGCCTGCGCATCGCGCTCTCCGATCGCGCGGCGAAGATGTTCAAAACGTTGCACGCAACCGCAAGACAAGCCGGGCTCGACGTCGAATTTGTCGATCAGGCGGCCGCCGCGCGCCGTTGGCCGGCGATCGATCTCCGTTCGGCGCGTTCGATTCTCTGGTGCCCAACCGATGGTTACATGCGGCCGCAATCGGTCGTGGCTGCGTACGAGTATCAGTGCCGCGAGCGCGGCGTACGCTTCGCCACGTCGACGGCGGTCGAGTCGATCGAGTTGCGTGGCGGCCGTGTGGCAGCGGTACACACATCGCGCGGCACGGTAAATTGCCAGTACGTCATCAACGCCGCGGGGGCGCATGCCTATCACGTGGCGCGACTGGTCGGGCTCGAGTTTCCCATCGTGCCCGTGCGGCACGAGTATTTCGTCTCGGTGCCGCTGCCGGGCCTTTCGCCCGATCTGCCTTGCTTCCGCATTCCCGATCTTTCGCTCTACGGGCGTGCCGATGGCGAGGCGCTGTTGCTCGGCGGCTGGGAAGGGACGAGCCTCGACACCGACCCGCGCGGTTACGAGCTGGCCGGCGAGCCGCCGGCGCTCGAGCCCGACTGGCCGGTCCTCGACGATTTCGAATCTCGCTTCGCGCCGCTGTTTCCCGCCGCGCGCGGATCGCAAAAGACGCGCATCGGCCGCGGCTGGCCCACCTTCACTCCCGACGGTCATTTCATCCTGGGCGAAAGCTCGCGCGTCCCCGGCTTCGTGATGGCCGGCGGCTGCAACGCGCACGGCATCTCCGGCTCGCCCGGCATCGGCAAGCTGCTCGTCGAATCGCTCTTCGCCGAAAAGCCTTCCGACTACGTCCGCGCTCTCAGCCCCGACCGCTTCAACGATCGAACCTGGGATTGGGACGAAGCAAGAAGAGAAGCCCGCCGAGTCTACGAGACCTACTACACGATCGAATCGTGCTAA
- a CDS encoding YhcH/YjgK/YiaL family protein has protein sequence MILDSLSQAERYSKWMPSLKMGFGFIIGQARASLALGKHEIDGQRAYAMVAKYDTRDYESAEPEAHRRYLDIQYLISGRETIYWTPLDETGKVTQPYDSERDIIFFERNARARPFELAAGHFAIFFPDDAHEPNCHAGDPAPVHKVVVKILL, from the coding sequence ATGATTCTCGACAGCCTCTCGCAGGCCGAACGCTACTCGAAGTGGATGCCTTCGCTGAAAATGGGGTTCGGTTTCATCATCGGTCAGGCGCGGGCCTCGCTCGCCCTGGGCAAGCACGAGATCGACGGGCAGCGGGCCTACGCCATGGTCGCCAAGTACGACACCCGCGACTACGAGAGTGCCGAGCCCGAGGCCCATCGCCGCTACCTCGACATCCAGTACCTGATTTCCGGTCGCGAGACGATCTATTGGACTCCGCTCGACGAGACCGGCAAGGTGACGCAGCCGTATGACTCGGAACGGGACATCATCTTTTTCGAACGGAACGCCCGGGCTCGCCCCTTCGAGCTGGCGGCGGGTCACTTTGCGATCTTCTTTCCCGATGATGCCCACGAGCCCAACTGCCACGCCGGCGACCCTGCGCCGGTACACAAGGTGGTGGTGAAGATACTTCTTTAG
- a CDS encoding DUF1501 domain-containing protein codes for MNRRHFLQHLAASSALAGTALQFTSTMQAHADDLKKRHKAAILLWMGGGPSTIDIWDLKPGASTGGQFKPISTAGDLQICEHMPLVAQQMQHLAVVRSMSTREADHNRGRYYMHTGYVPNPDIMHPSYGAVIAHELESQSPQLEIPPFVSIGGPSEGPGFLGMTYSPFVVDFNGQVRNLQMGVEWDRMQQRMQMLGAVETNFVRERRGAAAEDHSKVLAKTYQLMTSKQMESFKIDQEPQAVRERYGTTGFGRGCLMARRLVETGVSFVEVDLGGWDNHMGVFTALERRLPELDQGMSALVEDLSQRGLLEDTAIIWMGEFGRTPRINATAGRDHWARSWSVVVGGAGIKGGIAVGATNEDGTEVDTSVAPAYTSQDLMATVLSSLGIPLDKNFTSLNGRPMKIANSGRVIKELVA; via the coding sequence ATGAACCGGCGCCACTTCCTGCAGCACCTGGCGGCCTCTTCGGCCCTAGCGGGGACGGCGCTGCAATTCACGTCGACGATGCAGGCGCATGCCGACGATCTCAAGAAACGCCACAAAGCGGCCATCCTGCTGTGGATGGGAGGCGGGCCGAGCACGATCGATATCTGGGACCTGAAGCCAGGGGCCAGCACCGGCGGCCAGTTCAAGCCGATCTCGACCGCCGGCGATCTGCAAATCTGTGAGCACATGCCGCTCGTCGCGCAGCAGATGCAGCACCTGGCCGTGGTGCGCTCGATGAGCACCCGCGAGGCCGATCATAATCGTGGCCGCTATTACATGCACACGGGCTACGTGCCCAATCCCGACATCATGCACCCCAGTTACGGCGCCGTCATCGCGCACGAGTTGGAGAGTCAGTCCCCCCAGCTCGAGATTCCCCCCTTCGTGTCGATCGGCGGGCCGAGTGAAGGGCCGGGCTTCCTGGGCATGACCTATTCCCCCTTCGTCGTCGACTTCAACGGGCAGGTGCGCAACCTGCAGATGGGGGTCGAGTGGGATCGCATGCAGCAGCGCATGCAGATGCTAGGCGCCGTCGAGACGAACTTCGTTCGCGAACGGCGCGGCGCGGCGGCGGAAGACCACTCGAAGGTCCTCGCCAAGACCTATCAGCTCATGACGAGCAAGCAGATGGAGTCCTTCAAGATCGACCAGGAGCCCCAGGCCGTCCGCGAGCGTTACGGCACCACGGGCTTCGGCCGCGGCTGCCTGATGGCCCGCCGGCTGGTCGAGACGGGGGTCTCGTTCGTCGAGGTCGATCTCGGCGGCTGGGACAATCACATGGGGGTCTTCACGGCGCTCGAGCGCCGCTTGCCCGAGTTGGATCAGGGCATGAGCGCGCTGGTCGAGGATCTCTCCCAGCGTGGCCTGCTCGAAGACACGGCCATCATCTGGATGGGCGAGTTCGGCCGCACGCCGCGCATCAACGCCACGGCCGGCCGCGACCATTGGGCCCGTAGCTGGAGCGTCGTGGTCGGCGGCGCCGGCATCAAGGGAGGCATCGCCGTCGGCGCGACGAACGAGGACGGCACCGAGGTCGACACGAGCGTCGCGCCAGCCTACACGTCGCAAGATCTGATGGCCACGGTGCTCAGTTCGCTGGGCATCCCGCTCGACAAGAATTTCACGAGCCTGAACGGGCGGCCGATGAAGATCGCCAACAGCGGTCGGGTGATTAAAGAGCTAGTGGCGTAA
- a CDS encoding aspartate aminotransferase family protein — translation MASYRERSLAVFPAGSNGEFNFTEELTRVFHRGEGCRLWDTEGREYLDFSLGWGSVLVGHARPEVVEVVQRRAPLGSNFSYITEETLLLAEEIVRVSPACERIRFCASGTEATMYCQRLARAFTGRAKLLKFEGAYHGANEVGVTSLFPSGQTPFPSPEPSSAGIAALVDETVLIAPFNDLERTAAVVEEHVRDLAGIIVEPLQRCVPPLPGFLQGLRELATRYCVPLVFDEVVTGFRLAYGGAQEYYGVAPDLVAYGKALGGGYPIGAFGGRREIMDQVREDRLGQPDYVWTASTLGGNPISAAAARAALGVFRQPGTYERLHALGRYLRAGLDEVLAAFDLPAQIIGDGPLAQVVFSREPVRDYRSTQRGDRALTRRLMLELFARGIFLNPMGTKLYLSVAHDEAVCDDFLTRFRAALTHVLETGR, via the coding sequence ATGGCGTCATACCGCGAGCGTTCGCTGGCTGTCTTTCCGGCTGGCTCGAATGGCGAGTTCAACTTCACCGAGGAGCTGACACGTGTCTTTCACCGGGGCGAAGGCTGCCGGCTGTGGGACACCGAGGGACGCGAGTATCTCGATTTCTCGCTGGGGTGGGGATCGGTGCTCGTGGGCCATGCGCGTCCCGAGGTGGTCGAGGTCGTGCAGCGCCGGGCGCCGCTCGGCTCGAATTTTTCCTACATTACGGAAGAGACCCTGCTGCTGGCCGAAGAGATCGTGCGCGTCAGTCCGGCCTGCGAGCGGATTCGCTTTTGTGCGTCGGGCACCGAGGCCACGATGTACTGCCAGCGGCTCGCGCGGGCTTTCACCGGTCGAGCGAAACTGCTCAAGTTCGAAGGGGCCTATCACGGCGCCAATGAAGTCGGCGTGACGAGCCTCTTTCCCAGTGGCCAGACTCCCTTTCCAAGTCCCGAGCCCTCGAGCGCGGGCATCGCGGCGCTGGTCGACGAGACCGTCCTCATCGCCCCGTTCAACGATCTCGAACGCACGGCCGCGGTGGTCGAAGAGCACGTGCGCGACCTGGCGGGCATCATTGTCGAGCCGTTGCAGCGCTGCGTGCCCCCGCTGCCTGGTTTTCTCCAGGGACTGCGCGAGTTGGCGACTCGTTACTGCGTGCCGCTCGTCTTCGACGAAGTGGTGACCGGTTTCCGGCTCGCCTACGGCGGGGCGCAAGAATACTACGGCGTGGCGCCCGACCTGGTGGCGTATGGCAAAGCGCTTGGCGGGGGGTATCCGATCGGGGCGTTCGGCGGCCGGCGCGAGATCATGGATCAGGTGCGCGAGGATCGTCTGGGACAGCCGGATTATGTCTGGACGGCTTCGACGCTCGGAGGCAATCCGATCTCGGCCGCGGCGGCCCGGGCGGCGCTGGGCGTTTTCCGTCAGCCGGGTACGTACGAGCGGCTGCACGCGCTCGGCAGATACTTGCGGGCTGGCTTGGACGAAGTGCTGGCGGCGTTCGATCTGCCGGCGCAGATCATCGGCGACGGGCCGCTGGCACAAGTCGTCTTCTCGCGCGAGCCGGTTCGCGATTATCGTTCCACGCAGCGGGGAGATCGCGCCCTGACGCGTCGGCTGATGCTCGAGCTCTTCGCACGCGGTATCTTCCTCAACCCCATGGGGACGAAGCTCTATCTTTCCGTGGCGCACGACGAAGCGGTGTGCGACGATTTCCTGACGCGGTTTCGTGCCGCCCTGACCCACGTGCTGGAGACCGGACGATGA